Within the Candidatus Rokuibacteriota bacterium genome, the region GACGCGAACAGGGACGGCTCACCCAGGCGGCCATGCGCGACCGCGGCAGAGGCCAGATGAACGGCGTCATAGGCCTTGAGTCGATGCGTCTCGGAGAGGCGCGCCCCCTTCCGGATGACGGCATCAGTCACTTCGACAGCCAGGTACCCGGCCCAGTCGGTGTCGAGATCCCGCGTGATCCGTCGGTGGTCTCCCGGCGACCACCCACCCTCCCGACGTCGTCGCGCGAAGGCGGCCCGAGCCTCGACATAGGCGAGGACCGACGTGGTAACCAGGTCGGCCTG harbors:
- a CDS encoding type II toxin-antitoxin system VapC family toxin, with amino-acid sequence MRLYLDTSALVKLYVDEADARVVRNAVGQADLVTTSVLAYVEARAAFARRRREGGWSPGDHRRITRDLDTDWAGYLAVEVTDAVIRKGARLSETHRLKAYDAVHLASAAVAHGRLGEPSLFASWDRNLDRAARREGLALLRPLGRD